The genomic stretch TCGGCTTCGACGCTTTGCAGCGCGGCCTCAACAAGCTCAGCGTCAACCCGGAGCGACTGGCCGCCGACCTCGATGCCAGCTGGGAAGTGCTGGCCGAAGCCGTGCAGACGGTGATGCGCCGCCACGGCCTGCCGAACCCCTACGAGCAGCTCAAGGCGCTGACCCGCGGCCACGGCATCACCGCCGACTCCATGCGCGCCTTCGTTGAATCGCTGGACCTGCCCGCAGCCGACAAGCAGCGCCTGCTGGACATGACCCCGGGCAGCTACACCGGCCTGGCGGAGCGGCTGGCGCGGGAGGCCTGAGGTGCCGTACGGCCGCCAAGGAGTCCTCGTGGCGGCCATGCTGGCGCTGGCGGCCTGCGCCTCGCGGACCGCACCGTCGCTGGACCGCGCGGCCCCCGGCGCAACGCATGAAGACGGCGTGCCGGCCTGCCCGGCCGACGCCAGCCCGATGGACGGCTGGAACGACCGCGCGCCGCCGCGCAGGATCTTCGGCAACACCTACTACGTCGGCACCTGCGGCATCGCGGCCATCCTGGTGGTGGGCGATGCCGGCGCGATCCTGATCGACGGCGCAACCGACCGCGCACCCGCCGCCATCCTCGCCAACATCCGCGCGCTCGGCTTCGCCCCCCGCGACATCAGGCGGCTGCTCAACACCCACGAGCACATGGACCATGCCGGCGGACTGGCTGGCCTGCAGCGCGCCACTGGCGCCCCCGTGCTGGCCCGTGCCCCCGCGGTCGCCACCCTGCGCAGCGGCAAGCCAGGCCAGGACGACCCGCAGCTGGGCGAGCTGGCCGGCTTTCCGGCCGTGGCGGACGTGCGCACATTGAGCGAAGCCGAAACCGTCCGGATTGGCGACCTCGTGCTGCAATCGCATGCAACCCCCGGCCACGCTCCCGGTGGCACCAGCTGGACCTGGCGGTCCTGCGAGGGCCCACGCTGCCTCGACATCGCCTACGTCGACAGTCACACCGCGCTGACCGACGGCCACTACCGCTTCGCCGACCACCCCGGCTACGTGGCCGCGTTCGAACGCAGCCTCGACACCGTCGCTGGCCTGCCCTGCGACCTGCTCCTCACCCCGCACCCGGCCGCCAGCAACCTGCTGGCGCGGCTACATGGCGAGGCGCCGCTGGTCGATGCCGGCGCCTGCAAGGCCTTCTCCGCGAATGCGCGCACCAATCTCCGCGTGCGCCTGGCCAACGAACGCAAGGAACCGTCGCGATGACCGACGCACGCCCCACGGCGACACCTCCCATCGAGATCGACGCCGCCGCCGGGCCGGCCCCGCTGGGCATGCCGCCGGCGACGTTCCTGCGCGACTACTGGCAGAAGCGCCCGCTGCTGGTCCGCAACGCCTTCCCCGGCTATGCGTCCCCGATCGAACCCGAAGACCTCGCTGGCCTTGCCTGCGAGGACGGCGTGCTGGCGCGACTGATCGAGCACGACAAGGCCAGCGATGGCTGGAAGGTGCGCCACGGGCCGTTCGCCGAGGACGATTTCCCCGGCCTGCCCGACCATGACTGGACCCTGCTGGTGCAGGACGTGGACAAGTGGGACGCCGACATCCGCACCCTGCTCGCCCATTTCGATTTCCTGCCGCGCTGGCGGATCGACGACGTGATGGTGAGCTTCGCCGCCACCGGCGGATCGGTAGGCGCGCACGTGGACCAGTACGACGTGTTCCTGCTGCAGGCGCACGGCCAGCGGCGCTGGCAGATCGATGCCAGCGCCCACCCGTCGCTGGATTTCCGCAACGACGTGGACATCAAGCTCCTGCGCGAATTTCACCCGACCCACGACTGGGTGCTGCAACCCGGCGACATGCTCTACCTGCCGCCGGGTGTGCCGCACCACGGGGTGGCGGAAAGCCCCTGCCTGACCTTCTCCGTGGGCATGCGCGCGCCCGCCGCAGCCGAACTGCTGGGCGACTACGCCGACACGCTGGCCGCCGACGCGCCGGACGAACTGCGCTACGCCGATCCGGACCTGGCCCTGCCGGGCGACGCCGGCGAGATCGACGATGCGGCCATGCAGCGGGTGGAAGCCGCCCTGCACCAGCTGCGGATGGACGATCCCGACCGCTTCGGCGACTGGTTCGGCAGCTTCATCACCACCTACCGCAGCGCGGTGCTGCCTGCCGCCGAGGAACATCCGCTGCCGCGCGCCGCGATGGAACAGGCGCTGGCCGGCGGCGCGCAGCTGTGGCGGCACCCCTGGTCGCGCATGGCCTGGCGCCGCGCCCGCCAAGGGGGCGACGCGGACCCGGGCCGGCTGTATGCAGGCGGCACCGCCTATCCGCTTGGCTTGGACGACGCCCGCCGGGTGGCCGCCGCGGACAGCATCGACCACACGCTGTACGCTGGGCTGGGCGAGTCGGGACGGGCGGCGGTGGTCGCCCTGCTGGCCGCCGGCCACTACCGGCTGGAACAGGAGGAGGACGAAGCATGAACGGCGACCCCAGCAGCGAACCGGTCCGCATCACCGACCATCCGGCGGCCATCGAGGCCGCCACCCGCATCGCCGCGGACGCACGGCGCAGCCTGTGGATCCGCAGCCTCGACCTTGAAGGCTGGCTGTTCGACCACCCCGACTTCCTGGCCGCGCTGCGCGGCTTCGCCACCTCCGGCCGCGACGTGCAGGTACTGGTGCTGCTGCACGATGCCGCCGCCCCGCAAGCCGCCCACGCCAAGCTGCTGGCGCTGGCCCAGCGTCTGCCCAGCGTGTTCCAGTTCCGTCAGGTGGACGATCCCGTCTACCGCGAGGAGCGCGTGGCGCTGGTTGCCAATGACGCCGGCGGCTACTACGTCCGCACCCAGGGCGACCGCGTGGAAGGCATCGCCGCGTTCGATGCGCGCGCGCGGGTGCGCCAGCTGCAGCAGCGTTTCGAGGAAATCTGGGAGCGTTCCCGCCCGGTAACCGAATATCGCGCCCTCGGGATATGAAATCGCCGCGTTCTTGACTTTGGTCGCATGCGCCCGCGACACCCCAGCGGCTATAATTCCGACTCTTTGCTTGCGCGCATTCAGAATTTGTCCCGCCCGGTCTGGCGCCAGTACCGGCGCGGGCGCACCCCCCACCCCACCGATAGGTTGCTAGCCACACCGTGGACAGTCTCCTCAAGCAGTTCGCTCAAACCTCCCAGCTCGGCGCCAACGGCGCGTTCATCGAAGACCTCTACGAGCAGTATCTGGTCGCGCCCGACAGCGTCGACCCCAAATGGAAGCAGTATTTCGATGGCCTGAAGGGCCGCGAGGCCGGGGATATCCCGCACTCCGCGGTGATCGACCAGATCGCCGAGGCCGGCCGCCAGGCCGCGCGCGGGGTGGTTCCCGCCAACAGCGGTAGCGGCGACGAGCGCGAGCGCCACGTCGGCCGCCTGATCACCGCCTACCGTTCGCGCGGCCACCTGGGTGCGCACACCGACCCGCTGGGGCTGACCCCGCCGGTCAACCCGCCGGACCTGGACCTCGCCTTCCACAAGCTGTCCGGCAGCGACCTCGACACCGAATTCAGCACCGGCGGCGTCGGCGGTGAGCCGCGGATGAAGCTGCGCGACCTGTACGCGCGCCTGCGCGCGACCTATGCCGGCAGCATCGGCGCCGAGTTCATGCACATCACCGACGCCGACCAGCGCCGCTGGATCTACGAGCGCCTGGAGAAGGCGGCCGGCAACTACGGCCGCAGCAAGGAAGACAAGCAGCGCATCCTCGAGCGGCTGACCGCCGCGGAAGGCCTGGAACGCTACCTGCACACCAAGTACGTCGGCCAGAAGCGCTTCTCGCTGGAAGGCGGCGACTCACTGATCCCGCTGCTGGACGTGACGATCCGTCGCGCCGGCCAGGCCGGGGTCAAGGACGTGGTGCTGGGCATGGCCCACCGCGGCCGCCTGAACGTGCTGGTCAACACCCTCGGCAAGCCGCCGCGCAAGCTGTTCGACGAGTTCGAAGGCAAGTTCGAGCACACCCGTCAGGGCGACCACGCCCATACCGGCGACGTGAAGTACCACATGGGCTACAGCGCCGACGTCGCCACCCCCGGCGGCCCGGTCCATCTGGCCCTGGCGTTCAATCCCTCGCACCTGGAGATCGTCGACCCGGTGGTCGCCGGCAGCGTGCGTTCGCGCCAGCATCGCCGCGGCGATGCCGAGCGCAAGCAGGTCATGCCGGTGCTGATCCATGGCGACGCGGCGTTCGCCGGCCAGGGCGTGGTGATGGAACTGCTGCAGATGTCGCAGGCCCGCGGCTTCCGCGTTGGCGGCACCCTGCACGTGGTGGTCAACAACCAGGTCGGCTTCACCACCAGCGCTGCCGAAGACGCGCGTTCCACCCTGTACTGCACCGACGTGGCCAAGATGGTCGGCGCGCCGGTGCTGCACGTGAACGGCGACGACCCGGAGGCCGTGGCGTTCGTGGCCGAGATGGCGTTCGATTTCCGCCAGACCTTCGGCAAGGACGTGGTCATCGACCTGGTCTGCTACCGCCGCCACGGCCACAACGAGGCCGACGAACCTGCTGCCACTCAGCCGGTGATGTACAAGAAGATCCGCGCGATGAAGACCACGCGCGAGCTGTACGCCGACAAGCTGATGGCCGAAGGCACGCTGTCCGCGGCCGATGCGCAGGCGCTGGTCGATGCCTGCCGCGACCGCCTTGATGCCGGCGAGGTCACCACCGACGTGGTGCCGGCCGAGGCCAACGCACTGACCGTCGACTGGTCGCCGTACCTGGCCGGCAAGCTGTCCGACCCGGTGGACACCAAGGTGCCCCGCAAGGCGCTGGACAAGCTGGCATCGCAGATCAACACCATCCCGGACGCGGTGAAGCTGCATCCGCGCGTGGCCAAGATCTACGAGGACCGCCGCAAGATGGCCGCAGGCGAACAGCCGGCCGACTGGGGATTTGCCGAGAACCTGGCCTACGCCACCCTGCTGCAGGACGGCTACCGCCTGCGTCTGGTCGGCCAGGACTGCGGTCGCGGCACCTTCTTCCATCGCCACGCGATCCTGCACGACCAGAACACCGACGCCTACCACCTGCCGCTGCGCGAGCTGGTGCAGAACCCGGAAGACGTCACCATCATCGACTCGCTGCTCAGCGAGGAAGCGGTGATGGCGTTCGAATACGGCTACGCCACCGCCGATCCGATGACCCTGGACATCTGGGAAGCGCAGTTCGGCGATTTCGCCAACGGCGCGCAGGTCGTGATCGACCAGTTCCTGGCCGCCGGCGAAGCCAAGTGGGACCGCCTGTGCGGGCTCGCGCTGTACCTGCCGCACGGCTATGAAGGCCAGGGACCCGAGCACAGCTCGGCGCGCCTGGAGCGCTTCCTGCAGCTGTGCGCGCTGGACAACATGGTGGTCTGCACGCCGACCACCCCGGCGCAGGATTTCCACATGATCCGCCGCCAGATGCGCCAGAGCACCCGCAAGCCGCTGGTGGTGATGACGCCGAAGTCGCTGCTGCGCCACAAGCTGGCGGTGTCGAGCCTGGACGAACTGGCCAACGGCGAGTTCCAGCGCCTGATCCCCGATACCACCGCCACCGCGAAGAAGGTCAAGCGGGTGGTGGTGTGCGCCGGCAAGGTCTATTACGACCTGCTGGAAGAAGCGCAGAAGAAGGAGATCAAGGACGTGGCGCTGGTCCGCGTGGAGCAGCTGTACCCATTCCCGCGCCCGGAGCTCGTCGCCGAGCTGAAGCGCTTCGGCTCCGCCACCGACGTGGTCTGGTGCCAGGAAGAGCCGCAGAACCAGGGTGCCTGGTACCAGATCCAGCACCACCTGCGCGCCTGCCTGCAGCCCAAGCAGGTGCTGGGCTACGCCGGCCGCCTGCGCTCGCCCTCGCCCGCGGCCGGCCACATGGCCGAGCACGTGGCCGAACTCAACAAGCTGCTTGCCGACGCACTGGTCAACCCGGTGGGCAACGACAGCGACGCCGACTAATTCCCCTCCGAATTCCGACAGGACGCCCTCATGGCCATTGAAGTCAAAGTCCCGGTTCTCCCCGAATCCGTTTCCGACGCCACCATCGCCAGCTGGCACAAGAAGGCCGGTGACGCGGTCAAGCGCGATGAAAACCTGCTCGACCTCGAAACCGACAAGGTGGTGCTGGAAGTGCCCTCCCCGGTCGACGGCGTGCTGAAGGAGATCAAGTTCGACGCCGGCGCCACCGTGACCAGCCAGCAGGTGATCGCCGTGATCGAGGAAGGCGCCGTCGCCGCAGCCGCGCCGGCCGCCCCTGCCGCGGAAGCGCCGAAGGCCGCCGCGCCCGCCGCTGCCGCCCCGGCCAAGGCCGCGGCACCGGCCGCCGCCTCCGCCGACGTGCCGCCGGGCGCGCGCTTCGCCGCCGCCACCAGCGGCGTCAACCCGGCCGAGGTGGCCGGCACCGGCCGCCGCGGCATGGTCACCAAGGAAGACATCGTCAACTACGCCAGCGGCAAGACCGCCGGCGTGGCCGGCGGCGCGCGCCCGGAAGAGCGCGTGCCGATGACCCGCATGCGCGCCCGCATCGCCGAGCGCCTGATGCAGTCCAAGAACTCCATCGCCATGCTGACCTCGTTCAACGAGGTCAACCTCTCCAAGGTCATGGAGATGCGCAAGGAGCTGCAGGATGACTTCGTCAAGGCGCACGGCATCAAGCTCGGCTTCATGAGCTTCTTCGCCAAGGCCGCCGCGAACGCGCTGCAGAAGTACCCGGTCATCAACGCCTCGGTCGATGGCAATGACGTCATCTACCACGGCTACGCCGACATCAGCATCGCCGTGTCCACCGACAAGGGCCTGGTCACGCCGGTGCTGCGCAACGTCGAACGGATGGGCTTCGCCGAGATCGAACAGGGCATCGCCGACTACGCCAAGAAGGCGCGTGACGGCAAGCTGGGCCTGGACGACCTGCAGGGCGGCACCTTCACCATCACCAACGGCGGCACCTTCGGCTCGCTGATGTCCACCCCGATCGTGAACCCGCCGCAGAGCGCCATCCTCGGTATGCACGCGATCAAGGAGCGCGCCATCGTCGAGAACGGCCAGGTGATCGCCGCGCCGATGATGTACATCGCGCTGAGCTACGACCACCGCATCATCGACGGCAAGGACGCGGTGCTGTTCCTGGTCGACATCAAGAACCAGCTCGAGAACCCGCACCGCATGCTGCTGGGCATGTGATTCCGGCGACGGGAACCGGCAACGGTTCCCGTCCTGTTTCGGGGCACCGCAGGTTCGGATCCTGCCCCCCCGCTACCAAGTTCAGGAATGAAGCAATGAGCGAACAACAGCAATTCGACGTCGTCGTCATCGGTGCCGGTCCCGCCGGCTACCACGCCGCCATCCGCGCCGCGCAGCTGGGCCTGAAGACCGCCTGCATCGACGCCGCGCTGGGCAAGGACGGCAAGCCGGCGCTGGGCGGCACCTGCCTGCGCGTGGGC from Thermomonas sp. XSG encodes the following:
- a CDS encoding 2-oxoglutarate dehydrogenase E1 component, whose translation is MDSLLKQFAQTSQLGANGAFIEDLYEQYLVAPDSVDPKWKQYFDGLKGREAGDIPHSAVIDQIAEAGRQAARGVVPANSGSGDERERHVGRLITAYRSRGHLGAHTDPLGLTPPVNPPDLDLAFHKLSGSDLDTEFSTGGVGGEPRMKLRDLYARLRATYAGSIGAEFMHITDADQRRWIYERLEKAAGNYGRSKEDKQRILERLTAAEGLERYLHTKYVGQKRFSLEGGDSLIPLLDVTIRRAGQAGVKDVVLGMAHRGRLNVLVNTLGKPPRKLFDEFEGKFEHTRQGDHAHTGDVKYHMGYSADVATPGGPVHLALAFNPSHLEIVDPVVAGSVRSRQHRRGDAERKQVMPVLIHGDAAFAGQGVVMELLQMSQARGFRVGGTLHVVVNNQVGFTTSAAEDARSTLYCTDVAKMVGAPVLHVNGDDPEAVAFVAEMAFDFRQTFGKDVVIDLVCYRRHGHNEADEPAATQPVMYKKIRAMKTTRELYADKLMAEGTLSAADAQALVDACRDRLDAGEVTTDVVPAEANALTVDWSPYLAGKLSDPVDTKVPRKALDKLASQINTIPDAVKLHPRVAKIYEDRRKMAAGEQPADWGFAENLAYATLLQDGYRLRLVGQDCGRGTFFHRHAILHDQNTDAYHLPLRELVQNPEDVTIIDSLLSEEAVMAFEYGYATADPMTLDIWEAQFGDFANGAQVVIDQFLAAGEAKWDRLCGLALYLPHGYEGQGPEHSSARLERFLQLCALDNMVVCTPTTPAQDFHMIRRQMRQSTRKPLVVMTPKSLLRHKLAVSSLDELANGEFQRLIPDTTATAKKVKRVVVCAGKVYYDLLEEAQKKEIKDVALVRVEQLYPFPRPELVAELKRFGSATDVVWCQEEPQNQGAWYQIQHHLRACLQPKQVLGYAGRLRSPSPAAGHMAEHVAELNKLLADALVNPVGNDSDAD
- the bla gene encoding subclass B3 metallo-beta-lactamase, which produces MLALAACASRTAPSLDRAAPGATHEDGVPACPADASPMDGWNDRAPPRRIFGNTYYVGTCGIAAILVVGDAGAILIDGATDRAPAAILANIRALGFAPRDIRRLLNTHEHMDHAGGLAGLQRATGAPVLARAPAVATLRSGKPGQDDPQLGELAGFPAVADVRTLSEAETVRIGDLVLQSHATPGHAPGGTSWTWRSCEGPRCLDIAYVDSHTALTDGHYRFADHPGYVAAFERSLDTVAGLPCDLLLTPHPAASNLLARLHGEAPLVDAGACKAFSANARTNLRVRLANERKEPSR
- the sucB gene encoding dihydrolipoyllysine-residue succinyltransferase; protein product: MAIEVKVPVLPESVSDATIASWHKKAGDAVKRDENLLDLETDKVVLEVPSPVDGVLKEIKFDAGATVTSQQVIAVIEEGAVAAAAPAAPAAEAPKAAAPAAAAPAKAAAPAAASADVPPGARFAAATSGVNPAEVAGTGRRGMVTKEDIVNYASGKTAGVAGGARPEERVPMTRMRARIAERLMQSKNSIAMLTSFNEVNLSKVMEMRKELQDDFVKAHGIKLGFMSFFAKAAANALQKYPVINASVDGNDVIYHGYADISIAVSTDKGLVTPVLRNVERMGFAEIEQGIADYAKKARDGKLGLDDLQGGTFTITNGGTFGSLMSTPIVNPPQSAILGMHAIKERAIVENGQVIAAPMMYIALSYDHRIIDGKDAVLFLVDIKNQLENPHRMLLGM
- a CDS encoding cupin domain-containing protein gives rise to the protein MTDARPTATPPIEIDAAAGPAPLGMPPATFLRDYWQKRPLLVRNAFPGYASPIEPEDLAGLACEDGVLARLIEHDKASDGWKVRHGPFAEDDFPGLPDHDWTLLVQDVDKWDADIRTLLAHFDFLPRWRIDDVMVSFAATGGSVGAHVDQYDVFLLQAHGQRRWQIDASAHPSLDFRNDVDIKLLREFHPTHDWVLQPGDMLYLPPGVPHHGVAESPCLTFSVGMRAPAAAELLGDYADTLAADAPDELRYADPDLALPGDAGEIDDAAMQRVEAALHQLRMDDPDRFGDWFGSFITTYRSAVLPAAEEHPLPRAAMEQALAGGAQLWRHPWSRMAWRRARQGGDADPGRLYAGGTAYPLGLDDARRVAAADSIDHTLYAGLGESGRAAVVALLAAGHYRLEQEEDEA